From Macaca mulatta isolate MMU2019108-1 chromosome 1, T2T-MMU8v2.0, whole genome shotgun sequence, the proteins below share one genomic window:
- the INAVA gene encoding innate immunity activator protein isoform X2, with product MGQKSTMESKDEVSDTDSGIILQSGPDSPVSPMKELAHAVHKQQRALEARLEACLEELRRLCLREAELTGTLPAEYPLKPGEKAPKVRRRIGAAYKLDDWALHREDPLSSLERQLALQLQITEAARRLCLEENLSRQARRQRKHSMLQEEKKLQELQRCLVERRRNSEPPPAAALPLGRELSASDDSSLSDGLLLEEEESQVPKPPPESPAPPSRPLPPQTLEGLQPTEPEPGGPERAPVQNSPWKETSLDHPYEKPRKSSEPWSESSSPATTPQDGPSASSLWLLEPASYHMVPIRGVPVQWQGRTSAPATPEMQGRRGQSQSLRVDSFRAGPEGRGRSAFPRRRPTHYTVTVPESCFPATKPPLPHASCHSCSEDSGSDISSISHPTSPGSSSPDISFLQPLSPPKTHRHRGAWGPAGSRELVAHHPKLLLPPGYFPAGRYVVVAESPLPPGEWELCRPAPGPAYEEEGTPLRYQRLVPSRSRIVRTPSLKDSPAGRGLSKAAVSEELKWWHERARLRSTRPHSLDRQGAFRVRSLPLGREGFGRALGPRAQVPTVCVLRRSPDGAPVQVFVPEKGEIISQV from the exons ATGGGACAG AAATCCACCATGGAGAGTAAGGATGAGGTCAGTGACACCGACAGCGGCATCATCCTGCAGTCTG GCCCTGACAGCCCAGTCTCCCCAATGAAGGAGCTGGCCCACGCAGTGCACAAGCAGCAGAGGGCCCTGGAGGCGAGGCTGGAGGCCTGCCTGGAGGAGCTGAGGAGACTCTGCCTGCGGGAGGCG GAGCTGACGGGCACCTTGCCAGCAGAGTATCCCCTCAAACCAGGGGAAAAGGCCCCCAAGGTTCGCCGCAGGATCGGAGCAGCTTACAAACTGGACGACTGGGCCTTGCACAGAGAG GACCCCCTAAGCAGCCTGGAGCGCCAGCTGGCCCTGCAGCTGCAGATCACAGAGGCAGCCCGTCGGCTGTGCCTGGAGGAGAATCTCAGCAGGCAGGCTCGGCGGCAGCGGAAGCACTCCATGCTGCAGGAGGAGAAGAAGTTGCAGGAGCTCCAGCGCTGCCTGGTCGAGCGGAGGCGCAACAGTGAACCACCTCCGGCTGCTGCCCTCCCCCTGGGCCGAG AGCTCAGTGCCTCTGATGACAGCTCCCTGTCAGATGGGCTCCTCCTGGAGGAAG AGGAATCCCAAGTGCCAAAACCTCCTCCAGAGTCCCCAGCCCCACCTTCTCGGCCTCTCCCACCCCAAACCCTTGAGGGTCTGCAGCCAACAGAACCTGAGCCTGGGGGCCCGGAACGGGCTCCAGTCCAGAACAGCCCCTGgaaggagaccagcctggaccacccCTATGAGAAGCCCAGGAAATCTTCTGAGCCCTGGAGCGAATCCAG CAGCCCAGCCACCACGCCACAGGATGGGCCCAGTGCCTCTAgcctgtggcttctggagcctgCCTCCTACCACATGGTTCCCATCCGTGGTGTTCCTGTGCAGTGGCAGGGCCGCACCAGTGCCCCAGCCACCCCCGAGATGCAGGGGAGGAGGGGCCAGTCACAGTCTCTGAG GGTGGATTCCTTCCGGGCGGGTCCTGAGGGCCGAGGTCGCAGCGCCTTTCCCCGCCGCCGCCCCACTCACTACACGGTGACAGTGCCAGAGTCCTGCTTTCCCGCGACCAAGCCCCCGCTGCCCCACGCCTCCTGCCACTCCTGCTCAGAAGACAGTGGCTCTGACATCTCCAGCATCTCCCACCCCACCTCACCGGGCAGCAGCAGCCCCGACATCTCCTTTCTGcagcctctctcccctcccaAGACCCATCGTCACCGCGGGGCCTGGGGCCCAGCCGGCAGCAGAGAGCTGGTCGCCCACCACCCCAAGCTACTGCTGCCACCTGGCTATTTCCCGGCGGGGCGGTACGTGGTGGTGGCTGAGAGCCCCCTGCCGCCTGGCGAGTGGGAGCTGTGCCGCCCAGCCCCGGGCCCCGCCTACGAGGAGGAGGGCACTCCCCTGCGCTACCAGCGGCTGGTGCCCTCCCGCAGCCGCATTGTGCGGACGCCCTCCCTGAAGGACAGCCCGGCAGGCCGGGGGCTCAGTAAGGCCGCCGTGTCCGAGGAGCTCAAGTGGTGGCACGAGCGTGCACGCCTCCGGAGCACCCGCCCCCACTCACTGGACCGCCAAGGAGCTTTCCGGGTCAGGAGCCTGCCCCTCGGAAGAGAGGGCTTCGGGCGAGCCCTGGGACCCCGGGCACAG GTGCCCACAGTGTGTGTGCTGCGGAGATCGCCTGACGGGGCCCCTGTGCAAGTCTTTGTACCTGAGAAAGGAGAGATCATCAGCCAGGTGTAA
- the INAVA gene encoding innate immunity activator protein isoform X1 — protein sequence MRPRPDSWIGLSSPFLRLPLFHLGLGMPQGTDVLGSLTFGMLQMPKLNEIPPGRAGRGEARGEGRWPGQTGPEAARLERRAQGQAGGARAPWDSWGNSRLPTHPGPGWSRYPPSLLCAFSFQKSTMESKDEVSDTDSGIILQSGPDSPVSPMKELAHAVHKQQRALEARLEACLEELRRLCLREAELTGTLPAEYPLKPGEKAPKVRRRIGAAYKLDDWALHREDPLSSLERQLALQLQITEAARRLCLEENLSRQARRQRKHSMLQEEKKLQELQRCLVERRRNSEPPPAAALPLGRELSASDDSSLSDGLLLEEEESQVPKPPPESPAPPSRPLPPQTLEGLQPTEPEPGGPERAPVQNSPWKETSLDHPYEKPRKSSEPWSESSSPATTPQDGPSASSLWLLEPASYHMVPIRGVPVQWQGRTSAPATPEMQGRRGQSQSLRVDSFRAGPEGRGRSAFPRRRPTHYTVTVPESCFPATKPPLPHASCHSCSEDSGSDISSISHPTSPGSSSPDISFLQPLSPPKTHRHRGAWGPAGSRELVAHHPKLLLPPGYFPAGRYVVVAESPLPPGEWELCRPAPGPAYEEEGTPLRYQRLVPSRSRIVRTPSLKDSPAGRGLSKAAVSEELKWWHERARLRSTRPHSLDRQGAFRVRSLPLGREGFGRALGPRAQVPTVCVLRRSPDGAPVQVFVPEKGEIISQV from the exons ATGCGGCCCCGTCCCGACTCTTGGATTGGACTCTCCAGTCCCTTCTTGCGTCTTCCCCTCTTTCATCTGGGCCTTGGTATGCCCCAGGGGACAGATGTCTTGGGATCTTTAACATTTGGGATGCTGCAAATGCCGAAGTTAAATGAAATACCTCCGGGGAGGGCAGGCCGCGGGGAGGCTCGCGGGGAGGGAAGATGGCCTGGACAAACAGGTCCTGAAGCTGCGAGGCTGGAGCGGAGGGCGCAGGGGCAGGCGGGCGGCGCCAGAGCTCCATGGGACAG CTGGGGAAACTCCAGGCTACCTACACATcctggcccaggctggtcacggTATCCCCCCTCCCTGCTCTGTGCCTTCTCCTTCCAGAAATCCACCATGGAGAGTAAGGATGAGGTCAGTGACACCGACAGCGGCATCATCCTGCAGTCTG GCCCTGACAGCCCAGTCTCCCCAATGAAGGAGCTGGCCCACGCAGTGCACAAGCAGCAGAGGGCCCTGGAGGCGAGGCTGGAGGCCTGCCTGGAGGAGCTGAGGAGACTCTGCCTGCGGGAGGCG GAGCTGACGGGCACCTTGCCAGCAGAGTATCCCCTCAAACCAGGGGAAAAGGCCCCCAAGGTTCGCCGCAGGATCGGAGCAGCTTACAAACTGGACGACTGGGCCTTGCACAGAGAG GACCCCCTAAGCAGCCTGGAGCGCCAGCTGGCCCTGCAGCTGCAGATCACAGAGGCAGCCCGTCGGCTGTGCCTGGAGGAGAATCTCAGCAGGCAGGCTCGGCGGCAGCGGAAGCACTCCATGCTGCAGGAGGAGAAGAAGTTGCAGGAGCTCCAGCGCTGCCTGGTCGAGCGGAGGCGCAACAGTGAACCACCTCCGGCTGCTGCCCTCCCCCTGGGCCGAG AGCTCAGTGCCTCTGATGACAGCTCCCTGTCAGATGGGCTCCTCCTGGAGGAAG AGGAATCCCAAGTGCCAAAACCTCCTCCAGAGTCCCCAGCCCCACCTTCTCGGCCTCTCCCACCCCAAACCCTTGAGGGTCTGCAGCCAACAGAACCTGAGCCTGGGGGCCCGGAACGGGCTCCAGTCCAGAACAGCCCCTGgaaggagaccagcctggaccacccCTATGAGAAGCCCAGGAAATCTTCTGAGCCCTGGAGCGAATCCAG CAGCCCAGCCACCACGCCACAGGATGGGCCCAGTGCCTCTAgcctgtggcttctggagcctgCCTCCTACCACATGGTTCCCATCCGTGGTGTTCCTGTGCAGTGGCAGGGCCGCACCAGTGCCCCAGCCACCCCCGAGATGCAGGGGAGGAGGGGCCAGTCACAGTCTCTGAG GGTGGATTCCTTCCGGGCGGGTCCTGAGGGCCGAGGTCGCAGCGCCTTTCCCCGCCGCCGCCCCACTCACTACACGGTGACAGTGCCAGAGTCCTGCTTTCCCGCGACCAAGCCCCCGCTGCCCCACGCCTCCTGCCACTCCTGCTCAGAAGACAGTGGCTCTGACATCTCCAGCATCTCCCACCCCACCTCACCGGGCAGCAGCAGCCCCGACATCTCCTTTCTGcagcctctctcccctcccaAGACCCATCGTCACCGCGGGGCCTGGGGCCCAGCCGGCAGCAGAGAGCTGGTCGCCCACCACCCCAAGCTACTGCTGCCACCTGGCTATTTCCCGGCGGGGCGGTACGTGGTGGTGGCTGAGAGCCCCCTGCCGCCTGGCGAGTGGGAGCTGTGCCGCCCAGCCCCGGGCCCCGCCTACGAGGAGGAGGGCACTCCCCTGCGCTACCAGCGGCTGGTGCCCTCCCGCAGCCGCATTGTGCGGACGCCCTCCCTGAAGGACAGCCCGGCAGGCCGGGGGCTCAGTAAGGCCGCCGTGTCCGAGGAGCTCAAGTGGTGGCACGAGCGTGCACGCCTCCGGAGCACCCGCCCCCACTCACTGGACCGCCAAGGAGCTTTCCGGGTCAGGAGCCTGCCCCTCGGAAGAGAGGGCTTCGGGCGAGCCCTGGGACCCCGGGCACAG GTGCCCACAGTGTGTGTGCTGCGGAGATCGCCTGACGGGGCCCCTGTGCAAGTCTTTGTACCTGAGAAAGGAGAGATCATCAGCCAGGTGTAA
- the INAVA gene encoding innate immunity activator protein isoform X3, giving the protein MESKDEVSDTDSGIILQSGPDSPVSPMKELAHAVHKQQRALEARLEACLEELRRLCLREAELTGTLPAEYPLKPGEKAPKVRRRIGAAYKLDDWALHREDPLSSLERQLALQLQITEAARRLCLEENLSRQARRQRKHSMLQEEKKLQELQRCLVERRRNSEPPPAAALPLGRELSASDDSSLSDGLLLEEEESQVPKPPPESPAPPSRPLPPQTLEGLQPTEPEPGGPERAPVQNSPWKETSLDHPYEKPRKSSEPWSESSSPATTPQDGPSASSLWLLEPASYHMVPIRGVPVQWQGRTSAPATPEMQGRRGQSQSLRVDSFRAGPEGRGRSAFPRRRPTHYTVTVPESCFPATKPPLPHASCHSCSEDSGSDISSISHPTSPGSSSPDISFLQPLSPPKTHRHRGAWGPAGSRELVAHHPKLLLPPGYFPAGRYVVVAESPLPPGEWELCRPAPGPAYEEEGTPLRYQRLVPSRSRIVRTPSLKDSPAGRGLSKAAVSEELKWWHERARLRSTRPHSLDRQGAFRVRSLPLGREGFGRALGPRAQVPTVCVLRRSPDGAPVQVFVPEKGEIISQV; this is encoded by the exons ATGGAGAGTAAGGATGAGGTCAGTGACACCGACAGCGGCATCATCCTGCAGTCTG GCCCTGACAGCCCAGTCTCCCCAATGAAGGAGCTGGCCCACGCAGTGCACAAGCAGCAGAGGGCCCTGGAGGCGAGGCTGGAGGCCTGCCTGGAGGAGCTGAGGAGACTCTGCCTGCGGGAGGCG GAGCTGACGGGCACCTTGCCAGCAGAGTATCCCCTCAAACCAGGGGAAAAGGCCCCCAAGGTTCGCCGCAGGATCGGAGCAGCTTACAAACTGGACGACTGGGCCTTGCACAGAGAG GACCCCCTAAGCAGCCTGGAGCGCCAGCTGGCCCTGCAGCTGCAGATCACAGAGGCAGCCCGTCGGCTGTGCCTGGAGGAGAATCTCAGCAGGCAGGCTCGGCGGCAGCGGAAGCACTCCATGCTGCAGGAGGAGAAGAAGTTGCAGGAGCTCCAGCGCTGCCTGGTCGAGCGGAGGCGCAACAGTGAACCACCTCCGGCTGCTGCCCTCCCCCTGGGCCGAG AGCTCAGTGCCTCTGATGACAGCTCCCTGTCAGATGGGCTCCTCCTGGAGGAAG AGGAATCCCAAGTGCCAAAACCTCCTCCAGAGTCCCCAGCCCCACCTTCTCGGCCTCTCCCACCCCAAACCCTTGAGGGTCTGCAGCCAACAGAACCTGAGCCTGGGGGCCCGGAACGGGCTCCAGTCCAGAACAGCCCCTGgaaggagaccagcctggaccacccCTATGAGAAGCCCAGGAAATCTTCTGAGCCCTGGAGCGAATCCAG CAGCCCAGCCACCACGCCACAGGATGGGCCCAGTGCCTCTAgcctgtggcttctggagcctgCCTCCTACCACATGGTTCCCATCCGTGGTGTTCCTGTGCAGTGGCAGGGCCGCACCAGTGCCCCAGCCACCCCCGAGATGCAGGGGAGGAGGGGCCAGTCACAGTCTCTGAG GGTGGATTCCTTCCGGGCGGGTCCTGAGGGCCGAGGTCGCAGCGCCTTTCCCCGCCGCCGCCCCACTCACTACACGGTGACAGTGCCAGAGTCCTGCTTTCCCGCGACCAAGCCCCCGCTGCCCCACGCCTCCTGCCACTCCTGCTCAGAAGACAGTGGCTCTGACATCTCCAGCATCTCCCACCCCACCTCACCGGGCAGCAGCAGCCCCGACATCTCCTTTCTGcagcctctctcccctcccaAGACCCATCGTCACCGCGGGGCCTGGGGCCCAGCCGGCAGCAGAGAGCTGGTCGCCCACCACCCCAAGCTACTGCTGCCACCTGGCTATTTCCCGGCGGGGCGGTACGTGGTGGTGGCTGAGAGCCCCCTGCCGCCTGGCGAGTGGGAGCTGTGCCGCCCAGCCCCGGGCCCCGCCTACGAGGAGGAGGGCACTCCCCTGCGCTACCAGCGGCTGGTGCCCTCCCGCAGCCGCATTGTGCGGACGCCCTCCCTGAAGGACAGCCCGGCAGGCCGGGGGCTCAGTAAGGCCGCCGTGTCCGAGGAGCTCAAGTGGTGGCACGAGCGTGCACGCCTCCGGAGCACCCGCCCCCACTCACTGGACCGCCAAGGAGCTTTCCGGGTCAGGAGCCTGCCCCTCGGAAGAGAGGGCTTCGGGCGAGCCCTGGGACCCCGGGCACAG GTGCCCACAGTGTGTGTGCTGCGGAGATCGCCTGACGGGGCCCCTGTGCAAGTCTTTGTACCTGAGAAAGGAGAGATCATCAGCCAGGTGTAA
- the INAVA gene encoding innate immunity activator protein isoform X4 yields MESKDEVSDTDSGIILQSGPDSPVSPMKELAHAVHKQQRALEARLEACLEELRRLCLREAELTGTLPAEYPLKPGEKAPKVRRRIGAAYKLDDWALHREDPLSSLERQLALQLQITEAARRLCLEENLSRQARRQRKHSMLQEEKKLQELQRCLVERRRNSEPPPAAALPLGRELSASDDSSLSDGLLLEEEESQVPKPPPESPAPPSRPLPPQTLEGLQPTEPEPGGPERAPVQNSPWKETSLDHPYEKPRKSSEPWSESSSPATTPQDGPSASSLWLLEPASYHMVPIRGVPVQWQGRTSAPATPEMQGRRGQSQSLRVDSFRAGPEGRGRSAFPRRRPTHYTVTVPESCFPATKPPLPHASCHSCSEDSGSDISSISHPTSPGSSSPDISFLQPLSPPKTHRHRGAWGPAGSRELVAHHPKLLLPPGYFPAGRYVVVAESPLPPGEWELCRPAPGPAYEEEGTPLRYQRLVPSRSRIVRTPSLKDSPAGRGLSKAAVSEELKWWHERARLRSTRPHSLDRQGAFRVPTVCVLRRSPDGAPVQVFVPEKGEIISQV; encoded by the exons ATGGAGAGTAAGGATGAGGTCAGTGACACCGACAGCGGCATCATCCTGCAGTCTG GCCCTGACAGCCCAGTCTCCCCAATGAAGGAGCTGGCCCACGCAGTGCACAAGCAGCAGAGGGCCCTGGAGGCGAGGCTGGAGGCCTGCCTGGAGGAGCTGAGGAGACTCTGCCTGCGGGAGGCG GAGCTGACGGGCACCTTGCCAGCAGAGTATCCCCTCAAACCAGGGGAAAAGGCCCCCAAGGTTCGCCGCAGGATCGGAGCAGCTTACAAACTGGACGACTGGGCCTTGCACAGAGAG GACCCCCTAAGCAGCCTGGAGCGCCAGCTGGCCCTGCAGCTGCAGATCACAGAGGCAGCCCGTCGGCTGTGCCTGGAGGAGAATCTCAGCAGGCAGGCTCGGCGGCAGCGGAAGCACTCCATGCTGCAGGAGGAGAAGAAGTTGCAGGAGCTCCAGCGCTGCCTGGTCGAGCGGAGGCGCAACAGTGAACCACCTCCGGCTGCTGCCCTCCCCCTGGGCCGAG AGCTCAGTGCCTCTGATGACAGCTCCCTGTCAGATGGGCTCCTCCTGGAGGAAG AGGAATCCCAAGTGCCAAAACCTCCTCCAGAGTCCCCAGCCCCACCTTCTCGGCCTCTCCCACCCCAAACCCTTGAGGGTCTGCAGCCAACAGAACCTGAGCCTGGGGGCCCGGAACGGGCTCCAGTCCAGAACAGCCCCTGgaaggagaccagcctggaccacccCTATGAGAAGCCCAGGAAATCTTCTGAGCCCTGGAGCGAATCCAG CAGCCCAGCCACCACGCCACAGGATGGGCCCAGTGCCTCTAgcctgtggcttctggagcctgCCTCCTACCACATGGTTCCCATCCGTGGTGTTCCTGTGCAGTGGCAGGGCCGCACCAGTGCCCCAGCCACCCCCGAGATGCAGGGGAGGAGGGGCCAGTCACAGTCTCTGAG GGTGGATTCCTTCCGGGCGGGTCCTGAGGGCCGAGGTCGCAGCGCCTTTCCCCGCCGCCGCCCCACTCACTACACGGTGACAGTGCCAGAGTCCTGCTTTCCCGCGACCAAGCCCCCGCTGCCCCACGCCTCCTGCCACTCCTGCTCAGAAGACAGTGGCTCTGACATCTCCAGCATCTCCCACCCCACCTCACCGGGCAGCAGCAGCCCCGACATCTCCTTTCTGcagcctctctcccctcccaAGACCCATCGTCACCGCGGGGCCTGGGGCCCAGCCGGCAGCAGAGAGCTGGTCGCCCACCACCCCAAGCTACTGCTGCCACCTGGCTATTTCCCGGCGGGGCGGTACGTGGTGGTGGCTGAGAGCCCCCTGCCGCCTGGCGAGTGGGAGCTGTGCCGCCCAGCCCCGGGCCCCGCCTACGAGGAGGAGGGCACTCCCCTGCGCTACCAGCGGCTGGTGCCCTCCCGCAGCCGCATTGTGCGGACGCCCTCCCTGAAGGACAGCCCGGCAGGCCGGGGGCTCAGTAAGGCCGCCGTGTCCGAGGAGCTCAAGTGGTGGCACGAGCGTGCACGCCTCCGGAGCACCCGCCCCCACTCACTGGACCGCCAAGGAGCTTTCCGG GTGCCCACAGTGTGTGTGCTGCGGAGATCGCCTGACGGGGCCCCTGTGCAAGTCTTTGTACCTGAGAAAGGAGAGATCATCAGCCAGGTGTAA
- the INAVA gene encoding innate immunity activator protein isoform X5: MKELAHAVHKQQRALEARLEACLEELRRLCLREAELTGTLPAEYPLKPGEKAPKVRRRIGAAYKLDDWALHREDPLSSLERQLALQLQITEAARRLCLEENLSRQARRQRKHSMLQEEKKLQELQRCLVERRRNSEPPPAAALPLGRELSASDDSSLSDGLLLEEEESQVPKPPPESPAPPSRPLPPQTLEGLQPTEPEPGGPERAPVQNSPWKETSLDHPYEKPRKSSEPWSESSSPATTPQDGPSASSLWLLEPASYHMVPIRGVPVQWQGRTSAPATPEMQGRRGQSQSLRVDSFRAGPEGRGRSAFPRRRPTHYTVTVPESCFPATKPPLPHASCHSCSEDSGSDISSISHPTSPGSSSPDISFLQPLSPPKTHRHRGAWGPAGSRELVAHHPKLLLPPGYFPAGRYVVVAESPLPPGEWELCRPAPGPAYEEEGTPLRYQRLVPSRSRIVRTPSLKDSPAGRGLSKAAVSEELKWWHERARLRSTRPHSLDRQGAFRVRSLPLGREGFGRALGPRAQVPTVCVLRRSPDGAPVQVFVPEKGEIISQV, translated from the exons ATGAAGGAGCTGGCCCACGCAGTGCACAAGCAGCAGAGGGCCCTGGAGGCGAGGCTGGAGGCCTGCCTGGAGGAGCTGAGGAGACTCTGCCTGCGGGAGGCG GAGCTGACGGGCACCTTGCCAGCAGAGTATCCCCTCAAACCAGGGGAAAAGGCCCCCAAGGTTCGCCGCAGGATCGGAGCAGCTTACAAACTGGACGACTGGGCCTTGCACAGAGAG GACCCCCTAAGCAGCCTGGAGCGCCAGCTGGCCCTGCAGCTGCAGATCACAGAGGCAGCCCGTCGGCTGTGCCTGGAGGAGAATCTCAGCAGGCAGGCTCGGCGGCAGCGGAAGCACTCCATGCTGCAGGAGGAGAAGAAGTTGCAGGAGCTCCAGCGCTGCCTGGTCGAGCGGAGGCGCAACAGTGAACCACCTCCGGCTGCTGCCCTCCCCCTGGGCCGAG AGCTCAGTGCCTCTGATGACAGCTCCCTGTCAGATGGGCTCCTCCTGGAGGAAG AGGAATCCCAAGTGCCAAAACCTCCTCCAGAGTCCCCAGCCCCACCTTCTCGGCCTCTCCCACCCCAAACCCTTGAGGGTCTGCAGCCAACAGAACCTGAGCCTGGGGGCCCGGAACGGGCTCCAGTCCAGAACAGCCCCTGgaaggagaccagcctggaccacccCTATGAGAAGCCCAGGAAATCTTCTGAGCCCTGGAGCGAATCCAG CAGCCCAGCCACCACGCCACAGGATGGGCCCAGTGCCTCTAgcctgtggcttctggagcctgCCTCCTACCACATGGTTCCCATCCGTGGTGTTCCTGTGCAGTGGCAGGGCCGCACCAGTGCCCCAGCCACCCCCGAGATGCAGGGGAGGAGGGGCCAGTCACAGTCTCTGAG GGTGGATTCCTTCCGGGCGGGTCCTGAGGGCCGAGGTCGCAGCGCCTTTCCCCGCCGCCGCCCCACTCACTACACGGTGACAGTGCCAGAGTCCTGCTTTCCCGCGACCAAGCCCCCGCTGCCCCACGCCTCCTGCCACTCCTGCTCAGAAGACAGTGGCTCTGACATCTCCAGCATCTCCCACCCCACCTCACCGGGCAGCAGCAGCCCCGACATCTCCTTTCTGcagcctctctcccctcccaAGACCCATCGTCACCGCGGGGCCTGGGGCCCAGCCGGCAGCAGAGAGCTGGTCGCCCACCACCCCAAGCTACTGCTGCCACCTGGCTATTTCCCGGCGGGGCGGTACGTGGTGGTGGCTGAGAGCCCCCTGCCGCCTGGCGAGTGGGAGCTGTGCCGCCCAGCCCCGGGCCCCGCCTACGAGGAGGAGGGCACTCCCCTGCGCTACCAGCGGCTGGTGCCCTCCCGCAGCCGCATTGTGCGGACGCCCTCCCTGAAGGACAGCCCGGCAGGCCGGGGGCTCAGTAAGGCCGCCGTGTCCGAGGAGCTCAAGTGGTGGCACGAGCGTGCACGCCTCCGGAGCACCCGCCCCCACTCACTGGACCGCCAAGGAGCTTTCCGGGTCAGGAGCCTGCCCCTCGGAAGAGAGGGCTTCGGGCGAGCCCTGGGACCCCGGGCACAG GTGCCCACAGTGTGTGTGCTGCGGAGATCGCCTGACGGGGCCCCTGTGCAAGTCTTTGTACCTGAGAAAGGAGAGATCATCAGCCAGGTGTAA
- the GPR25 gene encoding putative G-protein coupled receptor 25 — MDPTEPWSPSPGSGAWDYSGLDDLEELELCPAGDLPYGYVYIPALYLAAFAMGLLGNAFVVWLLARRRGPRRLVDTFVLHLAAADLGLVLTLPLWAAAAALDGRWPFGEGLCKLSSFALAGTRCAGALLLAGMSMDRYLAVVKLLEARPLRTPRCALASCCGVWAVALLAGLPSLVYRGLQPLPGGHGSQCGEEPSHTFQGLSLLLLLLTFVLPLVVTLFCYCRISRRLRRPPHVGRVRRNSLRIIFAIESTFVGSWLPFSALRAVFHLARLGALPLPCPLLLALRWGLTIATCLAFVNSCANPLIYLLLDRSFRARALDAACGRTGRLARRISSASSLSRDDSSVFRCRAQAANTASAPW; from the coding sequence ATGGACCCCACAGAGCCCTGGAGTCCCAGCCCGGGGTCAGGGGCCTGGGACTACTCGGGATTGGACGACCTGGAGGAGCTGGAGCTGTGTCCGGCCGGGGACCTGCCCTACGGCTATGTCTACATACCTGCACTCTACCTGGCGGCCTTCGCCATGGGCCTGCTGGGCAACGCCTTCGTGGTGTGGCTGCTGGCCAGGCGGCGCGGCCCACGGCGGCTAGTGGACACCTTCGTGCTGCACTTGGCGGCCGCTGACCTGGGCTTAGTGCTCACACTGCCGCTgtgggccgcggcggcggcgctAGACGGCCGCTGGCCGTTCGGCGAGGGCCTCTGCAAGCTCAGCAGCTTCGCGCTGGCGGGCACGCGCTGCGCGGGCGCACTGCTGCTGGCTGGCATGAGCATGGACCGCTACCTGGCCGTGGTGAAGCTGCTCGAGGCGCGGCCCTTGCGCACCCCGCGCTGCGCGCTGGCCTCGTGCTGCGGCGTCTGGGCCGTGGCGCTGCTGGCTGGCCTGCCCTCCCTGGTCTACCGGGGGCTGCAACCCCTGCCTGGGGGCCACGGCAGCCAGTGCGGGGAGGAGCCCTCCCACACCTTCCAGGGCCTCagcttgctgctgctgctgctgacctTCGTGTTGCCCCTGGTCGTCACCCTCTTCTGCTACTGCCGCATCTCGCGCCGCCTGCGCCGGCCGCCGCACGTGGGTCGGGTCCGGAGGAACTCGCTGCGCATCATCTTCGCCATCGAGAGCACGTTCGTGGGCTCCTGGCTGCCCTTCAGCGCCCTGCGGGCCGTCTTCCACCTGGCGCGTCTGGGGGCCCTGCCGCTGCCGTGCCCCCTGCTGCTGGCGCTGCGCTGGGGCCTCACCATCGCCACCTGCCTGGCCTTCGTCAACAGCTGCGCCAACCCGCTCATCTACCTCCTGCTGGACCGCTCATTCCGAGCCCGGGCGCTGGACGCGGCCTGCGGGCGCACCGGCCGCCTGGCGCGAAGGATCAGCTCGGCCTCCTCGCTCTCCAGGGACGACAGTTCCGTGTTCCGTTGCCGGGCCCAGGCCGCGAACACTGCCTCGGCCCCCTGGTAG